The Solea senegalensis isolate Sse05_10M linkage group LG14, IFAPA_SoseM_1, whole genome shotgun sequence genomic sequence atatatatatttataacagATACTGTTATAAACTTCATCATTAGAGTTTTAAAACCATGGCAAGTTTTACTTGTTTAAGTTTAACAATTTACAAGTTATTCTTAGCTGTAAATAACTGACCTGGAAgaccgtgtgtgtttgtgtgtgtgtacctgggaGGTATGGAGGTCAGCTGGTTCTTGCTGAAGTTCACTGTAGCCACGCCGTGTTCCCCTGCAGCGTCAAACAGCTCATCTGGAATCATGTCTGCCTGTTTCTcactgaacacagacacacaaactcttAGCATTGTAATAATAActataacaataatcataatagtaataatatcaagactttagggctgcaactaatgattattttcataattaattaataatttggtccacaaaatgttgaaTAACATTGATCAGTgcttttcaaaccagaaaatagtcacatttaagaagctgaaaacctattttaatcatttaaaaaacttttaaaccAATCCATCATAatctgcaactattttgattgaCTATGTGTGTCTAACCTGTACTGCAGTATCTTGAGAGTTTTAATGTTATGAACATTGACGTTGGCCTGGCTGGGTAACGTCATGGCAGTTTGTCTGTCCTCTCCTTGCTCGGGCTCCtctgcaagcacacacacacacgcacgcacgcacacacacacacacacagttataaacacttttttttcttcttaaacaaTTAGAgccagaaaaaacatttagagTGGTCACTTAACAGGTTTGTACACATGTGTGTTTCCAGTCAACACAATGAGTGAACTTTACCTTTAATTCTTCCTCTTAAATATTTCAGAAGCTCATTGGTTCCTTTCTGTgatgaagacaaacacaggaGAATGGTAACCGAGccagaaaatgaataatatgaataatgaatgaaccAAACATTAACGGGTGATTTAAGGAGGTCAAATGttattaaatatacattatagTAAGATCCACCATTATTTACCATCAATTATGGATTTTGTAGTGTTATCTTTTAGTGTGGACACATGAGAATGAGTTTAGGTGAatcagcaaaagaaaagaaaggcaaaaaacaaaaaaaacgacgACTACAAATTTGGTCAACATGATcaagttgtgtttctgtgtggataagtttttaatttaagtgtaaaagctcagtgtgtgtgtttcacctaCAGTGAGTAAGTCTCTTCTGATTCCTCGCAGAGGATTTCCCTCCAACAGCAACACCTTAAGATTGGGCAGGAGGGCGAGAGATGCTGGAAGACTGACAGAGATAAATCCAAAAGAGTCTtagtttagtttcattttttgCTCACAAAAAGCATAAAATCCAGGAAAAAAAACGGTATAATAAATGTGTCAGGagtgaaagaaaggaaagaaaggaaagaaaggaaagaaaggagtGATGTCCGGATGGTGGCAGTGAACCTACGTTGAGACGTCGTTGTTGGTGAGGTCGAGTCGTGTGAGCGTGCTCAGTAAGGTGATCTCCTCTGGTAGGGTTTTGATCTTGTTGTCTCGGAGTTCAAGGAGAGAGATAGCGGCCAGAGAGGACAGCTGCTCTGTCTGGAGCTCATCGATCTGGTTGTTTCCGATGTACAACTCctacacaccgacacacacaccgacaccgacacacacacacacacagacagacatgaggcCTCACTATACTGTATGACCCACACTTAGCAAATTACATCAACAATGTCAACCATTTTTTTGGTGAATACAAGCTATTTTAGTGGACATAACCCAGCTCAGATGATTAATACTTAATCATTCAGtttattaacatattttaaaccTGGCATAAGCAGCATACTTTTGGCATTAATGATCAAAAATTCAATAATAACCCTTTCAGCATGATGTAAAGCCAGTGATCATAGACAgaggcaaacacacagtgtgtgtataaGACCATAAACAACAGCTGTGTAACTTTATCAGCATTATTTAACACCAAAAATTTATTTGAACACATGCTCCTTTGGTCACCTTGAGCGCAGGTGCGGGGAGCTGTGGAAGGAGGCGGAGCTTGTTGTGTCTGAGATAGAGCTGCTCCAGCGCGAGCATCTCTGATAGACTGGAGGGGACCTCAGTCAGCTGGTTGTTGCTGCAGTCCAGCAGTTTAACAGCTATAGAAGGACAAAAAACATCTCATTAACTGGGTGTAAGCACTAAAAATCTGTTATACCTTGTGTTCCTGTTTTCACTGAAGAATCTGTGTCTGAAGCCATTTGTCATCAAAAGACccaaactatcactttaaactTTGCCAAATTTCAAATAAAGCTGGTTTCTGTCTACTGTTGTTCTGGTAAATGAAGATAAACCGGTCTGAAAAGCTGCAGtgtagagcagtggttcccaaacttttcatATGTGGACACACTTCTGCATAATATCGCCACTAATTTACACGGCCAAACATCTGTAATATCTAATATTATGAATTTGTCAATCACTGGCAAGAGATGTTTGGAATCACAACTTTactttaaaacatattcacatggATCTGAAATATCTGGGAATATTCCAGTCTTTGTGCTCTTACCTTTGAGCTGGGACAGAGTGTCTGGCAGACAGCTGAGGTTGTTGTGACACACATTCAGCTTCTGCAGACATGAGAGACGACCCAGGCTGGACGGCAGGACCTTCAGGTGGTTGTTGGACAAGtccttcataaaaacaaatggaacaTTTCGTCAGATGgatcactcacactcacacacacacagtgtgtgttagttagttagttaccACTTACCAGCTCGGTCAGGTTCTCTAGTTGGCCCAGTTCTTCTGGCAGGTTCTCCAGCAGGTTCTTCTGTATTGTGAGGGTACGGAGGTTCTTCAAAGCAGACACCTCCACTGGCAGTGATGTCAGCTGGTTGTGACTGATTACACAGGACAACACCAACTTCAGTTTACATGAAAAAACATAAAGGAACTGTATGTGTTAATGTCTACCAAAATGGGTCTCAGGAACTTCTCCTAACTCCTGTGTCAAATTTCCATATTATATCAGAGTGAGTTAATGTGTAAACACAGCAAGAAAAGCTCCAGATAATTGACTTTATACATGGTatcttcctggttttcaataagcTAGTTCAACTATTTTCTGTAAGCCATCAGCAAAAGATGCAGAAATGTTCTACAGTCGGTGTCAGCACAAGAGAGGAGTGTTTATCAGAGGCTGAACACAGAGGGACGTAGCAATGCTccacttttgtcattttagGACATGTTGAATCCTCAGGGCTAACTGCTACAACAACTACCAGACGTTTATAATCTATATCTAAAATTGCAATCGCTAACTTTACCTTAAAAAGTCCAGGTTTTTTACTGGACAAGTGTTCATATTCAAAGATTCATATTGTGACTATAACATCTGCTCCACAGGGTCCGGGATGAGGAAGGGTGCGACTTTGGACTTGGTGTCACTGTTTTGACGTACACTGAAACCTTAACTGTCATCtatgacaacatcatcatcacacatcctGCTCAGAGACTGCAGAGTGAGTGCCTGTACCTCAGTCTGAGCTGCTGCAATTCCTGCAGTTCTCCCAACGCGCTGGGCAAACTGCTCAGCTGGTTGTCATGGAGCTGCAGAGGGAAAtagaaaatgtcttcatacactCAAAACACTATAAAGGATTTTGGTGGAGTTATATGTTACTCACATCCAGTGTGGTGAGAGCTGGCAGGAGTCTAATGTCCTCAGACAGCTGTGTCAGAAGATTGGACGAGAGCAGCAGTTTGTTGAGGTCTGTCTGTTCCCACCAGCGATCCGATGCTCCGAAGCCCACATCCTTCTGCGCCTCCTCCGGCGTGTCGACGTTCAGACGGTACACGCTCTGAGGAACTGAGACAAGTGTTAGTAcgttctggatttttttttattgtcactcAACACTACCTTAAAACAGGCCAAATTCTAAACTTGTAACAAAGTCTGAGCCTGAAATTtgtgaaaacagttttttttgtgaacaaaaaacataacaattaattgattatgaaaaataattgttagctgcAGCCTTACTTTTAAAAATTCAGAGTTAAAtatccattttcttttatcaggCTTCACTTTGCTCACTAAAACAATTCCACTGCACACAGTGGACTCATatattgtgtgagtgtatacatatactgtatagacAGCATAAATATAGTCATATAGTCATGatcattatctaccactttatactccaccagagggtcgcggggggtgctgtgccaatctcacctacatcgggcgataggcgggctatagcctggacagttcgccagtccatcacagggccacacacatggagacaagcaaccattcactctcacactcacaccaatgggtgtgagtgtgattgTCCAAAATAGGgtatccaatttacctaatccccacattacatgtttttggactgtgggaggaagccggagaacccggagaaaacccacgcacacagggagaacatgcagaaaggcccttgttccaacaggggctcgaacccgggtcttctcgctgcaaggcaagattGCTAACccctacatcaccgtgtggccccgtGCAGATTGTAACAATGTTAATTTAAAGCTTAGCTTTCCAAGACCATACATAAACTGTTAATAATATTAGTTTAATAGTGTATGTATGGATTCTGGTAGAGgcaaaaaactattttattagGTGGCGATCACATAATATTCTATTATGTCGCAATAACTAAAGTTGTGATGATATTTTGGGgtatttttaagtaaaaatgtttgttttgatattgaaagatgcatatttaataatgataataaaaaaatgcgAAATTagtctaaaaacaaacatcaactgctaacaaacatattttgagtATTATAATCTGTATTAACTAGGGGAAAAAGGAGGTTGCGTGTCaattgtttttatgacatgatGTGAAGTGACAGGCCGCAAAAAAGCATCTACGAGGCCAAATATGTTCtgacatatatgttagttatggagttCTGACTAAAgttcagtgttatttttttttacatgagcATAAATATtgacacacatatataaaaatcCTAGATACATTTCGTTATTAAATACGTACGTGCGTAATTATGAGCgacaatatttgttttataatgaacgtcttttattttcttcacgGTGGATTACCGATGCTAACGCTAAGCTAGCGGTACCTTCCGTGAGTCCTCGGCCGGACAGGTTCAGCTGCCCACTCTTCCTCGCCGTCTTCAGCAGACCGTACGGGACAGGAGCTTCCGGTTTGTCTGACCTGAAGCCGGACAGAGAGTCTTTGTCCGCACGTCTGTATCGAGACATTTGTCGATAGTCTTCTGTTGGTGCGCGCGTCAGTAATGTGTCCGTTTACCTCCCGTACCTCCACACTCTAACGACCCAACAAACTTGGTTCCGCCCGCCACggaaacagaaaacactcaacGTCCGGTCCACAgcccttcaaagtaaaagcaccaaCTTATAACGTTATGGTCTCTCTTGCTAAAGCTCCGTGCCTTTAGTATAAAtctctcgattaatcgagcacttctttggtccataaaatgtttaaaaaatattgatcactgtttctcaaacctagaaacgatgatgttctcaaatgacttgttttgtccacaaaccaaaatgattcagtaatgttttccttgttatatggagcaaagaaacaaagaaaatattcacatgtaagaagctaaggaatcagaaatcttgttttaagaaCGAAAATCACTAATATATAATTCACAATAGTATGAAATATGTGTTTGATGGTGGATTAAAATTAACAAGACTCTGAACATATTATAACTTTAGAGTTTATCACAACACTGGTCTTATGACAGAGTTGATTCCTTTCTTCTCTGGGACAGCATCTGTGTTATTCTGTCTTTAAGAGAGGACACCGTCTCAAACATCATCCTTACTTTTACTGATGCCTGGGACAAGATGGCCTCTCCTCATACaatcatatataaaataatgtaatcTAAAACATTACCAAAGCCTGGGTCAACATATTATTCATCATACACTATATGAAAGGTATTAAAACAGTCACAAACTCCCTGACAATATTCACTTGCCCATTAAACACTCTTTAGAGTTCAAATCACACAACATTcagaacataaaataatacCAAGTTCACATTCACAGACAGTTTATACCAGGCAATTTAACAAGCAACCCGTCTATTCACTGGCTGTTTTCATagaagatggtggatagatgtCGCTATCAGGAGAACATGTTACCAAATCACCAAAGATCCTGAGGACAGCAGAGGTGAATCACAGACTTGTAGATTAATCAGGAGGCTGATGTTGACATCCACATGTGCAGCTTCCCAGTGggcagttaaggggaaacttaaggGACGCACTCATTAAAAGTGCATGTGACTGGTGTGAAACTGCAATGGAATAAAATGTAAAGCCTGAACATAttttatctattcatttatGTTAGGGTCATGATTGCTGTCAGTTTAGTTTCCCTTAAATTTCCACTTAACTGACAACTGGAAAGCTGTGACTTTGTATGCCAACTGCTGATGAGGTCTACTTTAATCTTGAGAAACtcacaaaaaaacccatatCTTAGTGTTTTAGTTCCTCGAGTTTGACTAAAGGTCCATGTTGGTAGTTGACCAAGAGACAGGCCACTGTGTACAGCTGATTGACACTGCCTGCCAGTGACGCAGGGATCACCGTGCTAAATATCTGATGCTCCTTCACCCTCTGTACGAGCCGCTCAACATGCACTCTCAGTCGTGCGTGAGATGGCCTCTCCTTGAACTCTGGTTCGGACTGTCTGGACGGGCTGGTCACCATGTAGACCTTACAGGAGATACAGTCGTCCACCTGAAAATCTTTGTTCATCATGATGGCGGCTGACGGTTTGAGGAGGGACGAGAGGCCGGACTTCCGCAGCAGCTCATTGTCACTGGTGGAGACGTCGTGAAGAGACGACACAAAGGTCACGGCTCCATGCGGCGCCATGCCGATCAGGCCTTTCAAGGTATAGTGGGATTTGTAGTTGGAGAACATCTCCCtctgcaggagaggagagtCTGGTGTCTGGCAGCGCAGCTGGACACAGTCGAGCACCACCTGTGTGTCAGAGTAGCTGTAAAAGACATCAGGCAGGAGAGCTTTCACCGACTTTTTCGAGAGCCAAATGCCCTCAGCCCCGAGAATGTGGTACAGAAAGTTGGCCCAGGTATTGATGATGCGGCTCACAGTTGACGGGTGGATTTTAAACCTGTGGGACAAGTCCTTCAGCATCAGACCCAATGACATGTAGTTcatgaagaggaaaaactcATCAATTGGTTGAAGAGactgtaaaaataagaaaatcgTTATATACGACATGAGTGTCTAAAGTCCCTGCTCCTAAATTAAGTCCAAACAATCAAAGTATCAAAAATtacatatttgaacttactggtggaggcagctgtggatcaacaactcctgtgtgctgtgagctaaaaacactgattttctctatggactttggtgcatgaGAGAAAGTGGATTGCAAAAATCAGTTTCCCTGTCAGACAGGGCGGTCGTCTAACAACAAGACTTATATTCTTAacatattgtagacttaagctggcATAAATCTTATTAGAAGCGGCTTCtgttaaatggctaaaatcatatttttgtgtttctgctggcagccatgttctcGATGAGAGGGAGCCTGCCAGATTCTACGCAAAGGAGTTGCTGAGCTCTGATTATTGCTGcgtattatttacatttttacaactcGGAACTTGAGAAGTGGGAAACGCAAATAAATCTTGGGCTAGAAATACTAGTGGATAACAACAGCTGGTCCCATAATCGGTTCCGACTACAAACGGAACGCACCATTtacaaccacatttcaaaaagcCTGAATCATCACTTAAAGACTGAGAAAGCTATAggtaaaggtccagtatgtaagattTACTGGGGTTTGATTAACAGAAATTAAATACCATTATGAAttacttctttattttttaaattcccGTATTATCACCTTGAGTTTGACAGAACAAGACCATGTTATTATGTAGCTTAGAAGGGACAAATCAAGTACAAGCTCTATTTTGCCACCAGAGTTTCTCATACACATTTGGATGGTAAGCATTACCCAAAAGGTATTCTGTATCCAGCTTTTCCACCTTAATTAAATCCGACACACCGCTCCTTTACAACAATGCCAAATATTCCTAACTACATATCCATCTTGAAAAgaacaacagaaacattaaactCACTGTTGCACCAGCAGTGTATGGGACCTCGTAAGTCTGACCTTTGCTCCGAGCTCTTGTCACGTACAATATGTGGCTTGTTTCCGGCTCTATGTGCCTCCAAAACGCCATCAGGTGGTTGTAACTCAAAAACCTGTGGGACATACGTACTGTAATTTATGCTCGGTGTCACTTGATCACGTGtcaatacatgtgtgtgtacccagtatgtttacatgaacagtttaatcgagctaaggccatagtccgactaagacaggcaccTGGGCAGCTTACAGAGTCCGAGAGTACATGATTTATTGGCTGTGCCCGTCAGTGGCTccgtaggtggtgctgtatctgTCCATAAGCTAGTGTGTGTCAAatcattttcctgtttcctgaacAGTGAGCAGTGAGATGGactgtgctgtggttctgtatgtttggtccctgctgtacatgttgatcgtgatacaaattacaAATCCTAAAAAAAGCTGCTGTCGCCGCTGCTATATGATTTCCAGCAACACTACAGCAGTTTATacatcgtctccttctacttccgggtcaaagagaACACCAAGTAGGATCCCAGTCCGACTAAGTATGTGCAGGattaattggactatgaatcacattacccaggtatgttagtccaactaagactggCTCAATCAAAGTCAAACTTACGTTTACATGACACTAAGAAAACCAatttattgtcttagtctgacaaAAAACTGACTATTAACATACATGTTAACGCACTGTGTGTAAAGTCACACTTAGACTAACTCACcgtgtgtaaaaacaaatgtcgTCATCTGACGCAGCAAACCGCTGCAGTCCGAACCTGCTGCTCACAGAAATCTCCTCCACCTGTTTACGTAAAGTCGCCGTTTCTCCACGCAGGTGATCAATCTGGTCCAGAGCCAGGTCCAGAGCCGCGGGCTCGGTGCTGGAACAGTAGTCGTGGTCTCTGGGATGACTGACAGCCACAGACGTGTCTTTTAGCTCTgtcctctgcagctgctgctgctgctgctgctgctcaccatCCGTGGGCTGGAGAATGTCCACCTCCATGTCCGCCGGGTGGAGTGTGAGGCTCAAGCCGCTCTGCGGTGAGAAAATGTCCGATGAAAACTCAACTGTTTCACGTTACCGTGAAGTTTGTTCTGTCGTTTATGAAGCagcagtttcttttttcctgtggCGCTTCTTGTTTTGGGAAACGTGTAGAAACAGAGGACCTAATTAAAAGTTCCGAGGCAATCCTCTACTTATTCTGTTGTGGTTTGAGGCACAATAAACGTGATAAAGGCGTAATGCTGCCCTCCTCAGGTaattttgggtccccaaacaaactTTCAGTCTATATTTTAagtgtatatttgtttttgtaataaagtgcataaaattaagttttaattaatttactaaCGGTATCTCGGGTATGaaacttttgtcattttaaaaattacattatttctTAAAGAAATAGCTGAAATGGCTTGAAAAGTTCCCGTTCAAAAGTTCCTGTCGATGCTAATATAATTTGTGATATTTGATTTTCCTAAGCTGTTTATGTCCAAAGAATCATGTttcaaaattgttatttttagtattttgatattattattttttacatatatttattatttgggTATTTGGTAGTGTTGTaatacgtcctccatgaccgg encodes the following:
- the lrrc40 gene encoding leucine-rich repeat-containing protein 40, with translation MSRYRRADKDSLSGFRSDKPEAPVPYGLLKTARKSGQLNLSGRGLTEVPQSVYRLNVDTPEEAQKDVGFGASDRWWEQTDLNKLLLSSNLLTQLSEDIRLLPALTTLDLHDNQLSSLPSALGELQELQQLRLSHNQLTSLPVEVSALKNLRTLTIQKNLLENLPEELGQLENLTELDLSNNHLKVLPSSLGRLSCLQKLNVCHNNLSCLPDTLSQLKAVKLLDCSNNQLTEVPSSLSEMLALEQLYLRHNKLRLLPQLPAPALKELYIGNNQIDELQTEQLSSLAAISLLELRDNKIKTLPEEITLLSTLTRLDLTNNDVSTLPASLALLPNLKVLLLEGNPLRGIRRDLLTKGTNELLKYLRGRIKEEPEQGEDRQTAMTLPSQANVNVHNIKTLKILQYSEKQADMIPDELFDAAGEHGVATVNFSKNQLTSIPPRLVEFHSSLSDINLGFNKLTCCSPDICKLLQLTHIDLRNNQLSDLPCEMKTLTKLRSIILNYNRFKSFPDVLYQLTSLESVLLGNNQVGSVDPGRLVKLVHLSTLDLSNNDLLNVPPELGLCSSLRSLSLEGNPFRTPRAAIVAKGTDAVLEYLRGRIPT
- the LOC122781055 gene encoding uncharacterized protein LOC122781055, with protein sequence MEVDILQPTDGEQQQQQQQLQRTELKDTSVAVSHPRDHDYCSSTEPAALDLALDQIDHLRGETATLRKQVEEISVSSRFGLQRFAASDDDICFYTRFLSYNHLMAFWRHIEPETSHILYVTRARSKGQTYEVPYTAGATSLQPIDEFFLFMNYMSLGLMLKDLSHRFKIHPSTVSRIINTWANFLYHILGAEGIWLSKKSVKALLPDVFYSYSDTQVVLDCVQLRCQTPDSPLLQREMFSNYKSHYTLKGLIGMAPHGAVTFVSSLHDVSTSDNELLRKSGLSSLLKPSAAIMMNKDFQVDDCISCKVYMVTSPSRQSEPEFKERPSHARLRVHVERLVQRVKEHQIFSTVIPASLAGSVNQLYTVACLLVNYQHGPLVKLEELKH